From the genome of Salvelinus fontinalis isolate EN_2023a chromosome 20, ASM2944872v1, whole genome shotgun sequence, one region includes:
- the matn3a gene encoding matrilin-3a isoform X3 produces MKSLFGSLVYCLFLFVSDVYGTYRLNGFDPQQVTAQSYAQRRNIALPPLRTLAPSVHASAYRHRGYHYHHQPPGIHLPVVYQQPGPLSPLVAYPRPSVHLRPYQHRFKGRAPPVVYNLYQDLSPPVVHHHLFKVFFPPVSHHHKFKVTTLQPVMTTLPLEVTTTPVPPTLPVSTQSGVVITTTSVETATDNSCRSRPLDLVFIIDSSRSVRPGEFEKVKIFLADMVDTLDVGPEATRVAVVNYASTVKIEFLLKAHLNKPNMKQAITRIEPLAAGTMTGLAIKSAMTEAFTEESGARPKSKNIAKVAIIVTDGRPQDQVEEVSAAARGSGIEIYAVGVDRADMTSLRLMASNPLEDHVFYVETYGVIEKLTSKFRETLCGWDPCDMGHDCEDMCVSSSSNNSYHCECREGYLLNTDKKTCSQSQTRVDPCAMGHDCEHICVSSNASHHCKCRKGYILNLDQKTCTLKQMKVVVVVEEPCKCEARLAFQMQTQAALQEITARHILSVSSQ; encoded by the exons ATGAAGTCTTTATTCGGGAGTCTCGTCTACTGCCTTTTCCTCTTTGTGTCTGATGTATACGGAACGTACCGTTTGAATGGATTCGATCCACAACAGGTTACTGCTCAAAGTTATGCACAACGTAGAAATATTGCCCTTCCACCGCTGCGGACGCTCGCTCCTTCAG TTCACGCCAGTGCCTACAGGCATAGAGgctatcactaccaccaccagccaCCAGGGATCCACCTGCCCGTGGTTTACCAACAACCTGGCCCTCTATCTCCACTCGTGGCTTACCCCAGACCCTCTGTCCACTTAAGACCTTACCAACACAGATTCAAAGGGCGAGCGCCACCGGTGGTGTACAACCTATACCAAGATCTTTCACCTCCAGTAGTTCACCACCACCTGTTTAAAGTTTTTTTCCCACCAGTGAGCCACCACCACAAATTCAAAG TGACTACATTGCAACCGGTGATGACCACCTTGCCACTGGAGGTGACCACCACCCCCGTGCCGCCAACACTACCTGTCAGTACCCAAAGCGGCGtcgtcatcaccaccaccagtgtGGAGACAG CGACTGACAATTCGTGCAGGAGCCGTCCCCTGGACCTGGTCTTCATCATCGACAGCTCCCGCAGCGTGCGCCCCGGCGAGTTTGAGAAGGTCAAGATCTTCCTGGCCGACATGGTCGACACCTTGGACGTGGGACCAGAAGCCACCCGTGTGGCCGTGGTCAACTATGCCAGCACGGTCAAGATCGAGTTCCTGCTCAAGGCTCACCTGAACAAGCCCAACATGAAGCAGGCTATCACCCGCATCGAGCCCCTCGCCGCCGGCACCATGACTGGCCTGGCCATCAAGTCGGCCATGACCGAGGCCTTCACCGAAGAGTCAGGCGCCCGGCCAAAGTCGAAGAACATCGCCAAGGTGGCCATCATCGTGACAGACGGGCGTCCTCAGGACCAGGTGGAGGAGGTGTCAGCGGCTGCCCGGGGGTCCGGCATCGAGATCTACGCGGTGGGGGTGGACCGAGCCGACATGACCTCTTTGCGGCTGATGGCCAGCAACCCTCTGGAAGACCACGTGTTCTACGTGGAGACCTACGGCGTCATCGAGAAGCTCACCTCCAAATTCAGGGAGACCCTGTGTG GTTGGGACCCCTGTGACATGGGACACGACTGTGAGGACATGTGtgttagcagcagcagcaacaactcctATCACTGCGAGTGTCGGGAGGGGTATCTCTTGAACACGGACAAGAAAACATGTTCCCAGAGTCAGACAC GTGTGGACCCCTGTGCCATGGGACACGACTGTGAGCACATATGTGTCAGCAGCAACGCGTCCCATCACTGCAAGTGTCGGAAGGGCTATATCTTGAACCTGGACCAGAAAACATGTACTCTGAAAC
- the matn3a gene encoding matrilin-3a isoform X4, whose protein sequence is MKSLFGSLVYCLFLFVSDVYGTYRLNGFDPQQVTAQSYAQRRNIALPPLRTLAPSVHASAYRHRGYHYHHQPPGIHLPVVYQQPGPLSPLVAYPRPSVHLRPYQHRFKGRAPPVVYNLYQDLSPPVVHHHLFKVFFPPVSHHHKFKGKCPQILPLVQPKPTTVPTTPVVYLPTTVPTLPSVTTLQPVMTTLPLEVTTTPVPPTLPVSTQSGVVITTTSVETATDNSCRSRPLDLVFIIDSSRSVRPGEFEKVKIFLADMVDTLDVGPEATRVAVVNYASTVKIEFLLKAHLNKPNMKQAITRIEPLAAGTMTGLAIKSAMTEAFTEESGARPKSKNIAKVAIIVTDGRPQDQVEEVSAAARGSGIEIYAVGVDRADMTSLRLMASNPLEDHVFYVETYGVIEKLTSKFRETLCGVDPCAMGHDCEHICVSSNASHHCKCRKGYILNLDQKTCTLKQMKVVVVVEEPCKCEARLAFQMQTQAALQEITARHILSVSSQ, encoded by the exons ATGAAGTCTTTATTCGGGAGTCTCGTCTACTGCCTTTTCCTCTTTGTGTCTGATGTATACGGAACGTACCGTTTGAATGGATTCGATCCACAACAGGTTACTGCTCAAAGTTATGCACAACGTAGAAATATTGCCCTTCCACCGCTGCGGACGCTCGCTCCTTCAG TTCACGCCAGTGCCTACAGGCATAGAGgctatcactaccaccaccagccaCCAGGGATCCACCTGCCCGTGGTTTACCAACAACCTGGCCCTCTATCTCCACTCGTGGCTTACCCCAGACCCTCTGTCCACTTAAGACCTTACCAACACAGATTCAAAGGGCGAGCGCCACCGGTGGTGTACAACCTATACCAAGATCTTTCACCTCCAGTAGTTCACCACCACCTGTTTAAAGTTTTTTTCCCACCAGTGAGCCACCACCACAAATTCAAAGGTAAATGTCCACAAATTTTACCTCTGGTACAGCCTAAACCTACTACAGTGCCAACGACCCCTGTGGTGTACCTACCCACCACAGTTCCAACTCTACCATCAGTGACTACATTGCAACCGGTGATGACCACCTTGCCACTGGAGGTGACCACCACCCCCGTGCCGCCAACACTACCTGTCAGTACCCAAAGCGGCGtcgtcatcaccaccaccagtgtGGAGACAG CGACTGACAATTCGTGCAGGAGCCGTCCCCTGGACCTGGTCTTCATCATCGACAGCTCCCGCAGCGTGCGCCCCGGCGAGTTTGAGAAGGTCAAGATCTTCCTGGCCGACATGGTCGACACCTTGGACGTGGGACCAGAAGCCACCCGTGTGGCCGTGGTCAACTATGCCAGCACGGTCAAGATCGAGTTCCTGCTCAAGGCTCACCTGAACAAGCCCAACATGAAGCAGGCTATCACCCGCATCGAGCCCCTCGCCGCCGGCACCATGACTGGCCTGGCCATCAAGTCGGCCATGACCGAGGCCTTCACCGAAGAGTCAGGCGCCCGGCCAAAGTCGAAGAACATCGCCAAGGTGGCCATCATCGTGACAGACGGGCGTCCTCAGGACCAGGTGGAGGAGGTGTCAGCGGCTGCCCGGGGGTCCGGCATCGAGATCTACGCGGTGGGGGTGGACCGAGCCGACATGACCTCTTTGCGGCTGATGGCCAGCAACCCTCTGGAAGACCACGTGTTCTACGTGGAGACCTACGGCGTCATCGAGAAGCTCACCTCCAAATTCAGGGAGACCCTGTGTG GTGTGGACCCCTGTGCCATGGGACACGACTGTGAGCACATATGTGTCAGCAGCAACGCGTCCCATCACTGCAAGTGTCGGAAGGGCTATATCTTGAACCTGGACCAGAAAACATGTACTCTGAAAC
- the matn3a gene encoding matrilin-3a isoform X1 translates to MKSLFGSLVYCLFLFVSDVYGTYRLNGFDPQQVTAQSYAQRRNIALPPLRTLAPSVHASAYRHRGYHYHHQPPGIHLPVVYQQPGPLSPLVAYPRPSVHLRPYQHRFKGRAPPVVYNLYQDLSPPVVHHHLFKVFFPPVSHHHKFKGKCPQILPLVQPKPTTVPTTPVVYLPTTVPTLPSVTTLQPVMTTLPLEVTTTPVPPTLPVSTQSGVVITTTSVETATDNSCRSRPLDLVFIIDSSRSVRPGEFEKVKIFLADMVDTLDVGPEATRVAVVNYASTVKIEFLLKAHLNKPNMKQAITRIEPLAAGTMTGLAIKSAMTEAFTEESGARPKSKNIAKVAIIVTDGRPQDQVEEVSAAARGSGIEIYAVGVDRADMTSLRLMASNPLEDHVFYVETYGVIEKLTSKFRETLCGWDPCDMGHDCEDMCVSSSSNNSYHCECREGYLLNTDKKTCSQSQTRVDPCAMGHDCEHICVSSNASHHCKCRKGYILNLDQKTCTLKQMKVVVVVEEPCKCEARLAFQMQTQAALQEITARHILSVSSQ, encoded by the exons ATGAAGTCTTTATTCGGGAGTCTCGTCTACTGCCTTTTCCTCTTTGTGTCTGATGTATACGGAACGTACCGTTTGAATGGATTCGATCCACAACAGGTTACTGCTCAAAGTTATGCACAACGTAGAAATATTGCCCTTCCACCGCTGCGGACGCTCGCTCCTTCAG TTCACGCCAGTGCCTACAGGCATAGAGgctatcactaccaccaccagccaCCAGGGATCCACCTGCCCGTGGTTTACCAACAACCTGGCCCTCTATCTCCACTCGTGGCTTACCCCAGACCCTCTGTCCACTTAAGACCTTACCAACACAGATTCAAAGGGCGAGCGCCACCGGTGGTGTACAACCTATACCAAGATCTTTCACCTCCAGTAGTTCACCACCACCTGTTTAAAGTTTTTTTCCCACCAGTGAGCCACCACCACAAATTCAAAGGTAAATGTCCACAAATTTTACCTCTGGTACAGCCTAAACCTACTACAGTGCCAACGACCCCTGTGGTGTACCTACCCACCACAGTTCCAACTCTACCATCAGTGACTACATTGCAACCGGTGATGACCACCTTGCCACTGGAGGTGACCACCACCCCCGTGCCGCCAACACTACCTGTCAGTACCCAAAGCGGCGtcgtcatcaccaccaccagtgtGGAGACAG CGACTGACAATTCGTGCAGGAGCCGTCCCCTGGACCTGGTCTTCATCATCGACAGCTCCCGCAGCGTGCGCCCCGGCGAGTTTGAGAAGGTCAAGATCTTCCTGGCCGACATGGTCGACACCTTGGACGTGGGACCAGAAGCCACCCGTGTGGCCGTGGTCAACTATGCCAGCACGGTCAAGATCGAGTTCCTGCTCAAGGCTCACCTGAACAAGCCCAACATGAAGCAGGCTATCACCCGCATCGAGCCCCTCGCCGCCGGCACCATGACTGGCCTGGCCATCAAGTCGGCCATGACCGAGGCCTTCACCGAAGAGTCAGGCGCCCGGCCAAAGTCGAAGAACATCGCCAAGGTGGCCATCATCGTGACAGACGGGCGTCCTCAGGACCAGGTGGAGGAGGTGTCAGCGGCTGCCCGGGGGTCCGGCATCGAGATCTACGCGGTGGGGGTGGACCGAGCCGACATGACCTCTTTGCGGCTGATGGCCAGCAACCCTCTGGAAGACCACGTGTTCTACGTGGAGACCTACGGCGTCATCGAGAAGCTCACCTCCAAATTCAGGGAGACCCTGTGTG GTTGGGACCCCTGTGACATGGGACACGACTGTGAGGACATGTGtgttagcagcagcagcaacaactcctATCACTGCGAGTGTCGGGAGGGGTATCTCTTGAACACGGACAAGAAAACATGTTCCCAGAGTCAGACAC GTGTGGACCCCTGTGCCATGGGACACGACTGTGAGCACATATGTGTCAGCAGCAACGCGTCCCATCACTGCAAGTGTCGGAAGGGCTATATCTTGAACCTGGACCAGAAAACATGTACTCTGAAAC
- the matn3a gene encoding matrilin-3a isoform X2: MKSLFGSLVYCLFLFVSDVYGTYRLNGFDPQQVTAQSYAQRRNIALPPLRTLAPSVHASAYRHRGYHYHHQPPGIHLPVVYQQPGPLSPLVAYPRPSVHLRPYQHRFKGRAPPVVYNLYQDLSPPVVHHHLFKVFFPPVSHHHKFKVPTLPSVTTLQPVMTTLPLEVTTTPVPPTLPVSTQSGVVITTTSVETATDNSCRSRPLDLVFIIDSSRSVRPGEFEKVKIFLADMVDTLDVGPEATRVAVVNYASTVKIEFLLKAHLNKPNMKQAITRIEPLAAGTMTGLAIKSAMTEAFTEESGARPKSKNIAKVAIIVTDGRPQDQVEEVSAAARGSGIEIYAVGVDRADMTSLRLMASNPLEDHVFYVETYGVIEKLTSKFRETLCGWDPCDMGHDCEDMCVSSSSNNSYHCECREGYLLNTDKKTCSQSQTRVDPCAMGHDCEHICVSSNASHHCKCRKGYILNLDQKTCTLKQMKVVVVVEEPCKCEARLAFQMQTQAALQEITARHILSVSSQ, translated from the exons ATGAAGTCTTTATTCGGGAGTCTCGTCTACTGCCTTTTCCTCTTTGTGTCTGATGTATACGGAACGTACCGTTTGAATGGATTCGATCCACAACAGGTTACTGCTCAAAGTTATGCACAACGTAGAAATATTGCCCTTCCACCGCTGCGGACGCTCGCTCCTTCAG TTCACGCCAGTGCCTACAGGCATAGAGgctatcactaccaccaccagccaCCAGGGATCCACCTGCCCGTGGTTTACCAACAACCTGGCCCTCTATCTCCACTCGTGGCTTACCCCAGACCCTCTGTCCACTTAAGACCTTACCAACACAGATTCAAAGGGCGAGCGCCACCGGTGGTGTACAACCTATACCAAGATCTTTCACCTCCAGTAGTTCACCACCACCTGTTTAAAGTTTTTTTCCCACCAGTGAGCCACCACCACAAATTCAAAG TTCCAACTCTACCATCAGTGACTACATTGCAACCGGTGATGACCACCTTGCCACTGGAGGTGACCACCACCCCCGTGCCGCCAACACTACCTGTCAGTACCCAAAGCGGCGtcgtcatcaccaccaccagtgtGGAGACAG CGACTGACAATTCGTGCAGGAGCCGTCCCCTGGACCTGGTCTTCATCATCGACAGCTCCCGCAGCGTGCGCCCCGGCGAGTTTGAGAAGGTCAAGATCTTCCTGGCCGACATGGTCGACACCTTGGACGTGGGACCAGAAGCCACCCGTGTGGCCGTGGTCAACTATGCCAGCACGGTCAAGATCGAGTTCCTGCTCAAGGCTCACCTGAACAAGCCCAACATGAAGCAGGCTATCACCCGCATCGAGCCCCTCGCCGCCGGCACCATGACTGGCCTGGCCATCAAGTCGGCCATGACCGAGGCCTTCACCGAAGAGTCAGGCGCCCGGCCAAAGTCGAAGAACATCGCCAAGGTGGCCATCATCGTGACAGACGGGCGTCCTCAGGACCAGGTGGAGGAGGTGTCAGCGGCTGCCCGGGGGTCCGGCATCGAGATCTACGCGGTGGGGGTGGACCGAGCCGACATGACCTCTTTGCGGCTGATGGCCAGCAACCCTCTGGAAGACCACGTGTTCTACGTGGAGACCTACGGCGTCATCGAGAAGCTCACCTCCAAATTCAGGGAGACCCTGTGTG GTTGGGACCCCTGTGACATGGGACACGACTGTGAGGACATGTGtgttagcagcagcagcaacaactcctATCACTGCGAGTGTCGGGAGGGGTATCTCTTGAACACGGACAAGAAAACATGTTCCCAGAGTCAGACAC GTGTGGACCCCTGTGCCATGGGACACGACTGTGAGCACATATGTGTCAGCAGCAACGCGTCCCATCACTGCAAGTGTCGGAAGGGCTATATCTTGAACCTGGACCAGAAAACATGTACTCTGAAAC